The proteins below are encoded in one region of Oncorhynchus gorbuscha isolate QuinsamMale2020 ecotype Even-year linkage group LG01, OgorEven_v1.0, whole genome shotgun sequence:
- the LOC124038429 gene encoding SRSF protein kinase 2-like isoform X4 — translation MSVNSEKSSSPERPETQQKAPVSAPPLPPPPPPPPEPAVPPEPEEEILGSDDEEQEDPADYCKGGYHPVKIGDLFNGRYHVIRKLGWGHFSTVWLCWDIQVKNFVAMKVVKSAQHYTETALDEIKLLRCVRESDPSDQNKEMVVQLIDDFKISGINGIHVCMVFEVLGHHLLKWIIKSNYQGLPLPCVKSIIKQVLQGLDYLHSKCKIVHTDIKPENILMCVDDAFVRRMAVEATEWQKAGAPPPSGSAVSTAPQVKPVGKISKNKKKKLKKKQKRQTELLERRMLEIEALEKEAEKQRDTEGPEGEGLTHSPKHAPRNAALGPAVALGESDDDDDDDEEDGDEEEEGEAERERPTRLTNHTCAALPQEQSEVPPMPEAAAEQEGEPTPSPAPETETQTPTPTTPGDGNTANPEGQAEEEDEKEDWKEAVKEEKEEEDEDGEDDEEDEEDLVTAPAEPPPAEEKVEREGRTEEEEKGEETKEQETDKEEEDDDDDDDDDDDDDDEEEDDDADETETGADDLSNSTSTTTGQNNNTHKTNGHVLLGGEERERERGPRANHPVPTSSPIHLHCPLVESEFSCTDRDQSSLSSFYELFNGEVVTPGLTNGAQRHRGTAPRFPELPLDPDPGITVTVGGAGQPGGATSPHSPSADRSRTVSLSSTGDVPKDDVVLAKAKAADLLVNPLDPRNADTLRVKIADLGNACWVHKHFTEDIQTRQYRSIEVLIGAGYSTPADIWSTACMAFELATGDYLFEPHSGEDYSRDEDHIALITELLGKVPRKVVAAGRYSREFFSKKGELRHITKLKPWSLFDVLVEKYGWAPEDAGHFTHFLLPMLEMVPEKRASAGDCLSHPWLNS, via the exons gCCTGAGACCCAGCAAAAAGCCCCAGTGTCTGCCCCCCCTCTCCCgccgccccctccaccccctcctgaGCCGGCTGTCCCcccagagccagaggaggagatccTAGGCTCTGACGATGAGGAGCAGGAGGACCCCGCAGACTACTGCAAAG gtGGATACCATCCGGTGAAGATAGGGGACTTGTTCAACGGGAGGTACCACGTAATACGCAAGCTGGGCTGGGGTCACTTCTCCACCGTGTGGCTGTGCTGGGACATaca GGTGAAGAACTTTGTGGCGATGAAGGTGGTGAAGAGTGCTCagcactacacagagacagcCCTGGATGAGATCAAACTGCTCAGATGT gtgagagagagtgacCCCTCTGACCAAAACAAAGAGATGGTGGTTCAGCTGATTGACGACTTCAAGATCTCTGGAATTAACGGAATAC ATGTGTGTATGGTGTTTGAGGTTCTGGGGCACCACCTTCTAAAATGGATCATCAAGTCCAACTACCAGGGTCTTCCTCTACCCTGTGTCAAGAGTATTATCAAACAg gTTCTGCAGGGCTTGGACTACCTCCACAGCAAGTGTAAGATCGTCCACACGGACATCAAGCCGGAGAACATCCTGATGTGTGTGGACGATGCGTTTGTCCGCCGCATGGCCGTGGAGGCAACAGAATGGCAGAAGGCCGGGGCGCCCCCACCCTCTGGATCAGCAG TCAGCACAGCACCACAGGTCAAACCG gtgGGGAAGATCtcgaagaacaagaagaagaagctgAAGAAGAAACAGAAGCGTCAGACCGAGCTGTTGGAGAGACGCATGCTGGAGATCGAGGCCCTGGAGAAAGAGGCTGAGaaacagagggacacagagggcCCCGAAGGTGAGGGGTTGACCCACTCCCCAAAACACGCACCCCGCAACGCGGCACTGGGGCCCGCCGTCGCACTGGGTGAGAgcgatgacgacgatgatgacgatgaagaggatggagacgaggaggaggaaggagaggcagagagggagaggcccaCCAGGCTAACCAATCACACCT GTGCTGCCCTACCCCAGGAGCAGTCAGAGGTTCCCCCCATGCCAGAGGCAGCAGCAGAGCAGGAGGGAGAGCCCACCCCCAGCCCTgctccagagacagagacacagaccccCACTCCCACCACACCTGGGGATGGCAACACAGCCAATCCAGAGGGCCAGGCCGAGGAGGAGGACGAGAAGGAGGATTGGAAAGAGGCCGtaaaggaagagaaggaggaagaggacgaggatGGGGAAGATGAcgaagaggatgaagaggactTGGTTACAGCTCCGGCCGAGCCGCCGCCGGCAGAGGAgaaagtggagagggaggggagaacagaggaggaggagaagggtgaggagaCCAAGGAGCAGGAAACGGACAAAGAGGAAGAGgacgatgacgacgatgatgacgatgatgatgatgatgatgatgaggaagaAGACGATGACGCCGATGAAACAGAGACGGGCGCTGACGACCTCAGcaactccacctccaccaccacggGCCAGAACAACAACACCCACAAAACCAACGGCCACGTCCTActggggggtgaggagagggagagggagagaggtcccAGAGCCAACCATCCAgtccctacctcctcccccaTCCATCTGCACTGCCCCCTGGTGGAGTCAGAGTTCAGCTGCACGGACAGGGACCAAAGCTCCCTCAGCTCCTTCTATGAGCTCTTCAACGGCGAGGTGGTTACGCCAGGCCTGACCAACGGGGCGCAGCGCCACAGGGGCACGGCGCCACGCTTCCCAGAGTTGCCGCTGGACCCCGACCCGGGAATCACCGTCACAGTGGGCGGAGCAGGTCAACCGGGGGGCGCGACCTCCCCTCACAGCCCCTCTGCAGACCGCAGCCGTACTGTGTCGTTGTCTAGCACCGGGGACGTGCCTAAAG ATGATGTGGTTCTAGCCAAGGCCAAAGCAGCAGACCTGCTGGTCAACCCCCTGGACCCCCGCAACGCTGACACACTCCGAGTCAAGATAGCTGACCTGGGCAACGCCTGCTGGGTG CACAAGCACTTCACAGAGGACATCCAGACCAGACAGTACCGCTCCATAGAGGTCCTGATAGGAGCTGGCTACAGCACTCCTGCTGACATCTGGAGCACCGCCTGCatg GCGTTTGAGCTGGCTACAGGAGACTACCTGTTTGAGCCCCACTCTGGAGAGGACTACTCCCGGGATGAGG ATCACATCGCTCTGATCACGGAGCTTCTGGGGAAGGTTCCACGCAAAGTGGTCGCCGCCGGGAGGTACAGCCGAGAGTTTTTCTCCAAGAAAG GTGAGCTGAGGCACATCACCAAGCTGAAGCCCTGGTCCCTGTTTGATGTGTTGGTGGAGAAGTACGGCTGGGCCCCTGAGGATGCCGGCCACTTCACCCACTTCCTGCTGCCCATGCTGGAGATGGTCCCCGAAAAGAGGGCCTCGGCTGGGGACTGCCTCAGCCACCCCTGGCTCAACTCGTAG
- the LOC124038429 gene encoding SRSF protein kinase 2-like isoform X2 — protein MSSRKVMAIQARKRRPKGKKDKAAHGKRPETQQKAPVSAPPLPPPPPPPPEPAVPPEPEEEILGSDDEEQEDPADYCKGGYHPVKIGDLFNGRYHVIRKLGWGHFSTVWLCWDIQVKNFVAMKVVKSAQHYTETALDEIKLLRCVRESDPSDQNKEMVVQLIDDFKISGINGIHVCMVFEVLGHHLLKWIIKSNYQGLPLPCVKSIIKQVLQGLDYLHSKCKIVHTDIKPENILMCVDDAFVRRMAVEATEWQKAGAPPPSGSAVSTAPQVKPVGKISKNKKKKLKKKQKRQTELLERRMLEIEALEKEAEKQRDTEGPEGEGLTHSPKHAPRNAALGPAVALGESDDDDDDDEEDGDEEEEGEAERERPTRLTNHTCAALPQEQSEVPPMPEAAAEQEGEPTPSPAPETETQTPTPTTPGDGNTANPEGQAEEEDEKEDWKEAVKEEKEEEDEDGEDDEEDEEDLVTAPAEPPPAEEKVEREGRTEEEEKGEETKEQETDKEEEDDDDDDDDDDDDDDEEEDDDADETETGADDLSNSTSTTTGQNNNTHKTNGHVLLGGEERERERGPRANHPVPTSSPIHLHCPLVESEFSCTDRDQSSLSSFYELFNGEVVTPGLTNGAQRHRGTAPRFPELPLDPDPGITVTVGGAGQPGGATSPHSPSADRSRTVSLSSTGDVPKDDVVLAKAKAADLLVNPLDPRNADTLRVKIADLGNACWVHKHFTEDIQTRQYRSIEVLIGAGYSTPADIWSTACMAFELATGDYLFEPHSGEDYSRDEDHIAHIIELLGVIPRHFALSGKYSREFFNRRGELRHITKLKPWSLFDVLVEKYGWAPEDAGHFTHFLLPMLEMVPEKRASAGDCLSHPWLNS, from the exons gCCTGAGACCCAGCAAAAAGCCCCAGTGTCTGCCCCCCCTCTCCCgccgccccctccaccccctcctgaGCCGGCTGTCCCcccagagccagaggaggagatccTAGGCTCTGACGATGAGGAGCAGGAGGACCCCGCAGACTACTGCAAAG gtGGATACCATCCGGTGAAGATAGGGGACTTGTTCAACGGGAGGTACCACGTAATACGCAAGCTGGGCTGGGGTCACTTCTCCACCGTGTGGCTGTGCTGGGACATaca GGTGAAGAACTTTGTGGCGATGAAGGTGGTGAAGAGTGCTCagcactacacagagacagcCCTGGATGAGATCAAACTGCTCAGATGT gtgagagagagtgacCCCTCTGACCAAAACAAAGAGATGGTGGTTCAGCTGATTGACGACTTCAAGATCTCTGGAATTAACGGAATAC ATGTGTGTATGGTGTTTGAGGTTCTGGGGCACCACCTTCTAAAATGGATCATCAAGTCCAACTACCAGGGTCTTCCTCTACCCTGTGTCAAGAGTATTATCAAACAg gTTCTGCAGGGCTTGGACTACCTCCACAGCAAGTGTAAGATCGTCCACACGGACATCAAGCCGGAGAACATCCTGATGTGTGTGGACGATGCGTTTGTCCGCCGCATGGCCGTGGAGGCAACAGAATGGCAGAAGGCCGGGGCGCCCCCACCCTCTGGATCAGCAG TCAGCACAGCACCACAGGTCAAACCG gtgGGGAAGATCtcgaagaacaagaagaagaagctgAAGAAGAAACAGAAGCGTCAGACCGAGCTGTTGGAGAGACGCATGCTGGAGATCGAGGCCCTGGAGAAAGAGGCTGAGaaacagagggacacagagggcCCCGAAGGTGAGGGGTTGACCCACTCCCCAAAACACGCACCCCGCAACGCGGCACTGGGGCCCGCCGTCGCACTGGGTGAGAgcgatgacgacgatgatgacgatgaagaggatggagacgaggaggaggaaggagaggcagagagggagaggcccaCCAGGCTAACCAATCACACCT GTGCTGCCCTACCCCAGGAGCAGTCAGAGGTTCCCCCCATGCCAGAGGCAGCAGCAGAGCAGGAGGGAGAGCCCACCCCCAGCCCTgctccagagacagagacacagaccccCACTCCCACCACACCTGGGGATGGCAACACAGCCAATCCAGAGGGCCAGGCCGAGGAGGAGGACGAGAAGGAGGATTGGAAAGAGGCCGtaaaggaagagaaggaggaagaggacgaggatGGGGAAGATGAcgaagaggatgaagaggactTGGTTACAGCTCCGGCCGAGCCGCCGCCGGCAGAGGAgaaagtggagagggaggggagaacagaggaggaggagaagggtgaggagaCCAAGGAGCAGGAAACGGACAAAGAGGAAGAGgacgatgacgacgatgatgacgatgatgatgatgatgatgatgaggaagaAGACGATGACGCCGATGAAACAGAGACGGGCGCTGACGACCTCAGcaactccacctccaccaccacggGCCAGAACAACAACACCCACAAAACCAACGGCCACGTCCTActggggggtgaggagagggagagggagagaggtcccAGAGCCAACCATCCAgtccctacctcctcccccaTCCATCTGCACTGCCCCCTGGTGGAGTCAGAGTTCAGCTGCACGGACAGGGACCAAAGCTCCCTCAGCTCCTTCTATGAGCTCTTCAACGGCGAGGTGGTTACGCCAGGCCTGACCAACGGGGCGCAGCGCCACAGGGGCACGGCGCCACGCTTCCCAGAGTTGCCGCTGGACCCCGACCCGGGAATCACCGTCACAGTGGGCGGAGCAGGTCAACCGGGGGGCGCGACCTCCCCTCACAGCCCCTCTGCAGACCGCAGCCGTACTGTGTCGTTGTCTAGCACCGGGGACGTGCCTAAAG ATGATGTGGTTCTAGCCAAGGCCAAAGCAGCAGACCTGCTGGTCAACCCCCTGGACCCCCGCAACGCTGACACACTCCGAGTCAAGATAGCTGACCTGGGCAACGCCTGCTGGGTG CACAAGCACTTCACAGAGGACATCCAGACCAGACAGTACCGCTCCATAGAGGTCCTGATAGGAGCTGGCTACAGCACTCCTGCTGACATCTGGAGCACCGCCTGCatg GCGTTTGAGCTGGCTACAGGAGACTACCTGTTTGAGCCCCACTCTGGAGAGGACTACTCCCGGGATGAGG aCCATATAGCCCACATCATTGAGCTGCTGGGCGTTATTCCACGGCACTTTGCGCTCTCCGGAAAATATTCCCGGGAGTTCTTCAACCGAAGAG GTGAGCTGAGGCACATCACCAAGCTGAAGCCCTGGTCCCTGTTTGATGTGTTGGTGGAGAAGTACGGCTGGGCCCCTGAGGATGCCGGCCACTTCACCCACTTCCTGCTGCCCATGCTGGAGATGGTCCCCGAAAAGAGGGCCTCGGCTGGGGACTGCCTCAGCCACCCCTGGCTCAACTCGTAG
- the LOC124038429 gene encoding SRSF protein kinase 2-like isoform X1: MSSRKVMAIQARKRRPKGKKDKAAHGKRPETQQKAPVSAPPLPPPPPPPPEPAVPPEPEEEILGSDDEEQEDPADYCKGGYHPVKIGDLFNGRYHVIRKLGWGHFSTVWLCWDIQVKNFVAMKVVKSAQHYTETALDEIKLLRCVRESDPSDQNKEMVVQLIDDFKISGINGIHVCMVFEVLGHHLLKWIIKSNYQGLPLPCVKSIIKQVLQGLDYLHSKCKIVHTDIKPENILMCVDDAFVRRMAVEATEWQKAGAPPPSGSAVSTAPQVKPVGKISKNKKKKLKKKQKRQTELLERRMLEIEALEKEAEKQRDTEGPEGEGLTHSPKHAPRNAALGPAVALGESDDDDDDDEEDGDEEEEGEAERERPTRLTNHTCAALPQEQSEVPPMPEAAAEQEGEPTPSPAPETETQTPTPTTPGDGNTANPEGQAEEEDEKEDWKEAVKEEKEEEDEDGEDDEEDEEDLVTAPAEPPPAEEKVEREGRTEEEEKGEETKEQETDKEEEDDDDDDDDDDDDDDEEEDDDADETETGADDLSNSTSTTTGQNNNTHKTNGHVLLGGEERERERGPRANHPVPTSSPIHLHCPLVESEFSCTDRDQSSLSSFYELFNGEVVTPGLTNGAQRHRGTAPRFPELPLDPDPGITVTVGGAGQPGGATSPHSPSADRSRTVSLSSTGDVPKDDVVLAKAKAADLLVNPLDPRNADTLRVKIADLGNACWVHKHFTEDIQTRQYRSIEVLIGAGYSTPADIWSTACMAFELATGDYLFEPHSGEDYSRDEDHIALITELLGKVPRKVVAAGRYSREFFSKKGELRHITKLKPWSLFDVLVEKYGWAPEDAGHFTHFLLPMLEMVPEKRASAGDCLSHPWLNS, translated from the exons gCCTGAGACCCAGCAAAAAGCCCCAGTGTCTGCCCCCCCTCTCCCgccgccccctccaccccctcctgaGCCGGCTGTCCCcccagagccagaggaggagatccTAGGCTCTGACGATGAGGAGCAGGAGGACCCCGCAGACTACTGCAAAG gtGGATACCATCCGGTGAAGATAGGGGACTTGTTCAACGGGAGGTACCACGTAATACGCAAGCTGGGCTGGGGTCACTTCTCCACCGTGTGGCTGTGCTGGGACATaca GGTGAAGAACTTTGTGGCGATGAAGGTGGTGAAGAGTGCTCagcactacacagagacagcCCTGGATGAGATCAAACTGCTCAGATGT gtgagagagagtgacCCCTCTGACCAAAACAAAGAGATGGTGGTTCAGCTGATTGACGACTTCAAGATCTCTGGAATTAACGGAATAC ATGTGTGTATGGTGTTTGAGGTTCTGGGGCACCACCTTCTAAAATGGATCATCAAGTCCAACTACCAGGGTCTTCCTCTACCCTGTGTCAAGAGTATTATCAAACAg gTTCTGCAGGGCTTGGACTACCTCCACAGCAAGTGTAAGATCGTCCACACGGACATCAAGCCGGAGAACATCCTGATGTGTGTGGACGATGCGTTTGTCCGCCGCATGGCCGTGGAGGCAACAGAATGGCAGAAGGCCGGGGCGCCCCCACCCTCTGGATCAGCAG TCAGCACAGCACCACAGGTCAAACCG gtgGGGAAGATCtcgaagaacaagaagaagaagctgAAGAAGAAACAGAAGCGTCAGACCGAGCTGTTGGAGAGACGCATGCTGGAGATCGAGGCCCTGGAGAAAGAGGCTGAGaaacagagggacacagagggcCCCGAAGGTGAGGGGTTGACCCACTCCCCAAAACACGCACCCCGCAACGCGGCACTGGGGCCCGCCGTCGCACTGGGTGAGAgcgatgacgacgatgatgacgatgaagaggatggagacgaggaggaggaaggagaggcagagagggagaggcccaCCAGGCTAACCAATCACACCT GTGCTGCCCTACCCCAGGAGCAGTCAGAGGTTCCCCCCATGCCAGAGGCAGCAGCAGAGCAGGAGGGAGAGCCCACCCCCAGCCCTgctccagagacagagacacagaccccCACTCCCACCACACCTGGGGATGGCAACACAGCCAATCCAGAGGGCCAGGCCGAGGAGGAGGACGAGAAGGAGGATTGGAAAGAGGCCGtaaaggaagagaaggaggaagaggacgaggatGGGGAAGATGAcgaagaggatgaagaggactTGGTTACAGCTCCGGCCGAGCCGCCGCCGGCAGAGGAgaaagtggagagggaggggagaacagaggaggaggagaagggtgaggagaCCAAGGAGCAGGAAACGGACAAAGAGGAAGAGgacgatgacgacgatgatgacgatgatgatgatgatgatgatgaggaagaAGACGATGACGCCGATGAAACAGAGACGGGCGCTGACGACCTCAGcaactccacctccaccaccacggGCCAGAACAACAACACCCACAAAACCAACGGCCACGTCCTActggggggtgaggagagggagagggagagaggtcccAGAGCCAACCATCCAgtccctacctcctcccccaTCCATCTGCACTGCCCCCTGGTGGAGTCAGAGTTCAGCTGCACGGACAGGGACCAAAGCTCCCTCAGCTCCTTCTATGAGCTCTTCAACGGCGAGGTGGTTACGCCAGGCCTGACCAACGGGGCGCAGCGCCACAGGGGCACGGCGCCACGCTTCCCAGAGTTGCCGCTGGACCCCGACCCGGGAATCACCGTCACAGTGGGCGGAGCAGGTCAACCGGGGGGCGCGACCTCCCCTCACAGCCCCTCTGCAGACCGCAGCCGTACTGTGTCGTTGTCTAGCACCGGGGACGTGCCTAAAG ATGATGTGGTTCTAGCCAAGGCCAAAGCAGCAGACCTGCTGGTCAACCCCCTGGACCCCCGCAACGCTGACACACTCCGAGTCAAGATAGCTGACCTGGGCAACGCCTGCTGGGTG CACAAGCACTTCACAGAGGACATCCAGACCAGACAGTACCGCTCCATAGAGGTCCTGATAGGAGCTGGCTACAGCACTCCTGCTGACATCTGGAGCACCGCCTGCatg GCGTTTGAGCTGGCTACAGGAGACTACCTGTTTGAGCCCCACTCTGGAGAGGACTACTCCCGGGATGAGG ATCACATCGCTCTGATCACGGAGCTTCTGGGGAAGGTTCCACGCAAAGTGGTCGCCGCCGGGAGGTACAGCCGAGAGTTTTTCTCCAAGAAAG GTGAGCTGAGGCACATCACCAAGCTGAAGCCCTGGTCCCTGTTTGATGTGTTGGTGGAGAAGTACGGCTGGGCCCCTGAGGATGCCGGCCACTTCACCCACTTCCTGCTGCCCATGCTGGAGATGGTCCCCGAAAAGAGGGCCTCGGCTGGGGACTGCCTCAGCCACCCCTGGCTCAACTCGTAG
- the LOC124038429 gene encoding SRSF protein kinase 2-like isoform X3, whose amino-acid sequence MSSRKVMAIQARKRRPKGKKDKAAHGKRPETQQKAPVSAPPLPPPPPPPPEPAVPPEPEEEILGSDDEEQEDPADYCKGGYHPVKIGDLFNGRYHVIRKLGWGHFSTVWLCWDIQVKNFVAMKVVKSAQHYTETALDEIKLLRCVRESDPSDQNKEMVVQLIDDFKISGINGIHVCMVFEVLGHHLLKWIIKSNYQGLPLPCVKSIIKQVLQGLDYLHSKCKIVHTDIKPENILMCVDDAFVRRMAVEATEWQKAGAPPPSGSAVSTAPQVKPVGKISKNKKKKLKKKQKRQTELLERRMLEIEALEKEAEKQRDTEGPEGEGLTHSPKHAPRNAALGPAVALGESDDDDDDDEEDGDEEEEGEAERERPTRLTNHTCAALPQEQSEVPPMPEAAAEQEGEPTPSPAPETETQTPTPTTPGDGNTANPEGQAEEEDEKEDWKEAVKEEKEEEDEDGEDDEEDEEDLVTAPAEPPPAEEKVEREGRTEEEEKGEETKEQETDKEEEDDDDDDDDDDDDDDEEEDDDADETETGADDLSNSTSTTTGQNNNTHKTNGHVLLGGEERERERGPRANHPVPTSSPIHLHCPLVESEFSCTDRDQSSLSSFYELFNGEVVTPGLTNGAQRHRGTAPRFPELPLDPDPGITVTVGGAGQPGGATSPHSPSADRSRTVSLSSTGDVPKAKAKAADLLVNPLDPRNADTLRVKIADLGNACWVHKHFTEDIQTRQYRSIEVLIGAGYSTPADIWSTACMAFELATGDYLFEPHSGEDYSRDEDHIALITELLGKVPRKVVAAGRYSREFFSKKGELRHITKLKPWSLFDVLVEKYGWAPEDAGHFTHFLLPMLEMVPEKRASAGDCLSHPWLNS is encoded by the exons gCCTGAGACCCAGCAAAAAGCCCCAGTGTCTGCCCCCCCTCTCCCgccgccccctccaccccctcctgaGCCGGCTGTCCCcccagagccagaggaggagatccTAGGCTCTGACGATGAGGAGCAGGAGGACCCCGCAGACTACTGCAAAG gtGGATACCATCCGGTGAAGATAGGGGACTTGTTCAACGGGAGGTACCACGTAATACGCAAGCTGGGCTGGGGTCACTTCTCCACCGTGTGGCTGTGCTGGGACATaca GGTGAAGAACTTTGTGGCGATGAAGGTGGTGAAGAGTGCTCagcactacacagagacagcCCTGGATGAGATCAAACTGCTCAGATGT gtgagagagagtgacCCCTCTGACCAAAACAAAGAGATGGTGGTTCAGCTGATTGACGACTTCAAGATCTCTGGAATTAACGGAATAC ATGTGTGTATGGTGTTTGAGGTTCTGGGGCACCACCTTCTAAAATGGATCATCAAGTCCAACTACCAGGGTCTTCCTCTACCCTGTGTCAAGAGTATTATCAAACAg gTTCTGCAGGGCTTGGACTACCTCCACAGCAAGTGTAAGATCGTCCACACGGACATCAAGCCGGAGAACATCCTGATGTGTGTGGACGATGCGTTTGTCCGCCGCATGGCCGTGGAGGCAACAGAATGGCAGAAGGCCGGGGCGCCCCCACCCTCTGGATCAGCAG TCAGCACAGCACCACAGGTCAAACCG gtgGGGAAGATCtcgaagaacaagaagaagaagctgAAGAAGAAACAGAAGCGTCAGACCGAGCTGTTGGAGAGACGCATGCTGGAGATCGAGGCCCTGGAGAAAGAGGCTGAGaaacagagggacacagagggcCCCGAAGGTGAGGGGTTGACCCACTCCCCAAAACACGCACCCCGCAACGCGGCACTGGGGCCCGCCGTCGCACTGGGTGAGAgcgatgacgacgatgatgacgatgaagaggatggagacgaggaggaggaaggagaggcagagagggagaggcccaCCAGGCTAACCAATCACACCT GTGCTGCCCTACCCCAGGAGCAGTCAGAGGTTCCCCCCATGCCAGAGGCAGCAGCAGAGCAGGAGGGAGAGCCCACCCCCAGCCCTgctccagagacagagacacagaccccCACTCCCACCACACCTGGGGATGGCAACACAGCCAATCCAGAGGGCCAGGCCGAGGAGGAGGACGAGAAGGAGGATTGGAAAGAGGCCGtaaaggaagagaaggaggaagaggacgaggatGGGGAAGATGAcgaagaggatgaagaggactTGGTTACAGCTCCGGCCGAGCCGCCGCCGGCAGAGGAgaaagtggagagggaggggagaacagaggaggaggagaagggtgaggagaCCAAGGAGCAGGAAACGGACAAAGAGGAAGAGgacgatgacgacgatgatgacgatgatgatgatgatgatgatgaggaagaAGACGATGACGCCGATGAAACAGAGACGGGCGCTGACGACCTCAGcaactccacctccaccaccacggGCCAGAACAACAACACCCACAAAACCAACGGCCACGTCCTActggggggtgaggagagggagagggagagaggtcccAGAGCCAACCATCCAgtccctacctcctcccccaTCCATCTGCACTGCCCCCTGGTGGAGTCAGAGTTCAGCTGCACGGACAGGGACCAAAGCTCCCTCAGCTCCTTCTATGAGCTCTTCAACGGCGAGGTGGTTACGCCAGGCCTGACCAACGGGGCGCAGCGCCACAGGGGCACGGCGCCACGCTTCCCAGAGTTGCCGCTGGACCCCGACCCGGGAATCACCGTCACAGTGGGCGGAGCAGGTCAACCGGGGGGCGCGACCTCCCCTCACAGCCCCTCTGCAGACCGCAGCCGTACTGTGTCGTTGTCTAGCACCGGGGACGTGCCTAAAG CCAAGGCCAAAGCAGCAGACCTGCTGGTCAACCCCCTGGACCCCCGCAACGCTGACACACTCCGAGTCAAGATAGCTGACCTGGGCAACGCCTGCTGGGTG CACAAGCACTTCACAGAGGACATCCAGACCAGACAGTACCGCTCCATAGAGGTCCTGATAGGAGCTGGCTACAGCACTCCTGCTGACATCTGGAGCACCGCCTGCatg GCGTTTGAGCTGGCTACAGGAGACTACCTGTTTGAGCCCCACTCTGGAGAGGACTACTCCCGGGATGAGG ATCACATCGCTCTGATCACGGAGCTTCTGGGGAAGGTTCCACGCAAAGTGGTCGCCGCCGGGAGGTACAGCCGAGAGTTTTTCTCCAAGAAAG GTGAGCTGAGGCACATCACCAAGCTGAAGCCCTGGTCCCTGTTTGATGTGTTGGTGGAGAAGTACGGCTGGGCCCCTGAGGATGCCGGCCACTTCACCCACTTCCTGCTGCCCATGCTGGAGATGGTCCCCGAAAAGAGGGCCTCGGCTGGGGACTGCCTCAGCCACCCCTGGCTCAACTCGTAG